AGCACTTGCCAAAGGATTGGCAGCTACCGCAAGTGCAGTTTCATACACATCGTCGGTATCAAGATTTCCATAATAATCATTGATTGCAGCCAAGAGGAAAATGAGATCAGATTTATCTTCCTGAATAAATAAATTTCCACCCATCCATTCTGCCATCACATTATTAGCAAATCCACAATCACAGCCATAACCTTTGATGGTAAAATGCCAACGGATTACATCGCCGAGAATCACCGTTTCGCCGGAGTTGTAATCAACAATTGCATCCCCCGGATATGCATCCGATGCCCCCCAGGATGCCCACCAGTCATTCATGGTATAGCACCAACCGGACATCCAGCTATAATCGAATTCCTCCAAATAACCGTTTCCGTCCCCTAAGCCTTCAAATTCCCAGATGTAGTCTTGTAGATATTCGGGATATTGGGGTTCAATAGTATCGTCAAATTCAAATCCGCTGAAATAAGAGGTGTCCCCCGTATAACCAATGTTCTTTTTGGTAAGAACCTCTACTGTAATATCGCCAACCGATTTTCCTTCTTTGGCATATAAAGACGGTTCTACCAGAAAACCCTGACCAAGATTATACGCTTCCACAGAAATTGCACCGTAGTTTTCTCTTAAATCAACCAAGGGCATTGTGTTGGCAAAGGTTGCGAGAGGGAAGAGGGAAACTGCCATCATCAAAAACATCAGGATACTAAAAAATTTTTTGTTCATTTTGAAATTCTCCTTTTTATTATTTGCGGGAAATAGCGCTTTGGTAGCACGATGTTTTATTTTTTTATACGCCTCCTCGTTGTTACCGCAGATAATAAAAAAACTGCGGCAATTTTGATTCAAAATTGCCACAGCAGAGTGTTTCTGTGAACTTCATATTTTGTTTTCTAAAAAAAGAAAAACAAAACTATTATTCCTGTGCAAATTCTCCAGACACATTGGCGGAACAACATCAAAGCAGGTCTTCTGACTCGTATCTTAAAACGCTCATTCCTTAGTCTTCTCAGTTTCCCAATGACCGGCTTTCGCCCTGTGCCAGAATCTGGCGGAATCAACTTGATACATACAGCGACTGGTATCGTCCGGGATTCGCACCCGGTTCCCTTTTCATCTGCAAAGCCAAACGGCAGGGCAGACACTTTGTATGAATTATTTTGTTGTATCAAAAGCATAGCATAGATATTCTTTATTGTCAAGCAAAAAAATTTTCTTTTGAAAAAAACTTCTAATTTTTGTAAAAACTATTGAACTTTGGGCGCAGATATGCTATAATATTTATGCATATTGTATAAAATGCACGATAAATCAAGCAAAAAATTTAACGATATATCCAAATGGCATGGATTTTCGTGCCGACAACATATTAAGGAGGGCTTAATTATGGCGCACATTAGTGAGGCAGGTGTAGCAAAGATTTTGGAAATCTGCCAAAGATACGCAAACGAAAAAACTCCCCTGATGATGATTTTAAGTGACATTCAGAATGAATACGGATATATTCCTCTGGATGTGCAGCAGATTGTGTCGGATCAAACCGGCATTTCGGTTGCAGAGATTTACGGTGTGGTAACCTTCTATTCTTTCTTTTCGTTAGAACCGAAAGGAAAATACGTCATCGGTTGTTGTATGGGTACCGCTTGTTATGTAAAAGGTGCTCAGCTGGTAATGGACAAATTTTCCGAAATCTTGGGTATTGCTCCCGGGGAAACCACCGCTGACGGATTATTTACCATTGACGCTTTAAGATGTATCGGTGCCTGCGGGATTGCGCCTGCGGTAACTATCAACGGAAAAGTGTATCCCAAGCTGTCTGTGGATCAGGTTCCCGGCATTGTGGCAGAATACAAAGCTTTAGGAGGTGCCATCTGATGAAAACATTTGCAGAATTAGATGCTAAAATTTGCAGCTGTACCGAAGCATTAAAAGGTAAAATAGACGGTGCTGACGGAAAACGTGCCATTCTGCTTTGTGGCGGTACCGGATGTTTGTCCTCCAATTCTATGGACATCAAAGCAAAATTTGAACAGTTGATTGCTGATAATAATATGGGTGACAAGGTAACCTGCAACATCGTTGGATGTTTCGGATTCTGTTCCCAGGGACCTTTCGTGAAAATTTTCCCCGAAGACACTCTGTACCGTTTGGTAAAGGTAGACGACGTGGAAGAAATCTTTGAAAAAGATATCAAAAACGGCGAAATCGTGGAACGCCTGCTTTACATAGAACCCTTAACCGGCGAAAAAGTGGCAAAACAGGAAGATATCAATTTCTATAAAAAACAAAAACGTATTGCATTGCACGGTTGCGGTGTTATCAATCCCGAAGACATCAACGAAGCAATGGGCGAAGGCGCATTTTTGGGATTGAAGAGAGCTTTGTCTATGAGCCAGAAAGAAGTCATTGACGAAGTGTTGGCATCCGGTCTTCGCGGACGTGGGGGAGCAGGGTTCCCCTCCGGACGTAAATGGAGTTTTGCGTATGCCAACGAAGCAGACCAGAAATATGTGGTTTGTAATGGTGACGAAGGTGACCCGGGTGCATTTATGGACCGTTCCATTTTAGAAGGAAATCCCTTTGCAGTGTTGGAAGGGATGATGATTGCAGGGTATGCCATCGGTGCCACTGAAGGTTATTTCTATGTGCGTGCAGAATATCCTATTGCCGTTGCACGTTTGAGAAATGCTATCAAGCAGATGAACGAAGCCGGTATTTTAGGCGAAAATATTATGGGAAGCGGTTTTAGCTTCCAGGCACATATCCGTTTGGGTGCAGGTGCCTTTGTATGTGGGGAAGAAACTGCTCTTTTAAATTCCATCGAAGGAAAACGCGGTATGCCTCGTCCCCGTCCTCCGTTCCCGGCGGTAAAAGGTTTATGGGGAAAACCCACCATTGTAAATAACGTGGAAACATTGGCATGTGTGCCTTATATTTTAAGAGAGGGTGCCGAAAAGTTTGCAGAATGCGGTACCGAAAAATCCAAAGGTACCAAAGTGTTTGCCTTGGGCGGTAAAGTAAATAACGTAGGGTTGGTGGAAATTCCTATGGGTACCACCTTACGGGAACTGATTTATGATATCGGTGGCGGTATTCCGAACGGGAAAGAATTTAAAGCAATTCAGACCGGCGGTCCCTCCGGCGGATGTCTGACCAAAGAAGCCCTGGACGAACCCATTGATTTTGATAACTTAGTAGCAAAAGGCTCCATGATGGGTTCCGGCGGTGCTATCGTTATGGATGAAGATAACTGTATGGTAGACGTTGCCAAATTCTATATGGAATTTATTTGTGACGAATCCTGCGGTAAATGTTCTCCCTGCCGTATCGGTACTAAGAGAATGCTGGAAATCTTAACCCGCATTACCGAAGGTAATGGCACTATGCAGGACTTGGAAGAACTGGAAGAACTGGGCAAAACCGTAAAAGCAAACTCTCTTTGTGCATTGGGTCAGACTGCGGCAAACCCCATTATCTCCACCTTGACTCACTTTAAAGATGAATATTTAGCACATATTGTGGATAAACAATGTCCCGCAAAAGTATGTAAAAAACTCATTCAGTACACCATTGTGCAGGATAACTGTTTTGGTTGCGGAATGTGTGCAAAAGCTTGTCCTGTTGGTTGCATTGAGCAAACCGATTACACCGCACCCGGTAAGAAACTGAAATCTTATCAGATTGATGCTTCTAAGTGTGTGAAATGCGGTGCTTGTCTTGCAACCTGTAAGTTTAAAGCAATTATTCAGAAGTAAGGAGGTATTTCAAAATGGCTACTGTAACTATTAAAATTGAAGGCGTTTCCTATCAGGTAGAAGAAGGCATCACCATTTTGGAAGCTGCAAAAAAATGCGGTTATGAAATTCCTTCTTTGTGTGCATTTAATCACGGTGAGTGTTCCAACGGTTCCTGCCGTGTATGTTTAGTTGAAGTTGCAGGTGCAAGAGGATTGGTTGCTTCTTGTGTATATCCTGTGAATGAGGGAATGGAAATCCGTATTTCCACTCCCGCAGCAGCAGAAGCACGTCGTGCATCTGTGGAACTGTTATTATCCAACCACAATCAGAACTGTCAGCAGTGTGATAAGAACGGTCAATGTGAACTGCTGCACGTGGCATCGGTAACCGGTGCAAGAGAAGGCAGATATCAGGGCGTGAAAACTCCCGTGACCTTAGATGATTTAACCCCCTCCATCGTTCGTGATACATCAAAATGTATCCTTTGCGGACGTTGTGTGGCAAGATGTGAAAACGCTCACGGAATGGGTATCTTAGGCTTTGAAAACCGTGGCTTTAAAACCATTGTTGCACCGGCAGAAAACCGTTCTATGAAAAATTCTCCCTGTATCCTTTGCGGACAGTGTGTCAGCGTATGTCCCACCGGCGCTTTGATGGAAAAATCCGAAATTTCCAAAGTGGATGCTGCTATGAAAGCAGGAAAACACGTGGTGGTGCAGACTGCTCCCGCAGTTCGTGCCGCATTGGGTGAAGAATTCGGAATGCCCGTTGGCACCGCTGTGACCGGCAAAATGGTGGCTGCCTTAAAACGTTTAGGATTTGACAAAGTGTATGACACCAACTTTGCTGCCGACTTAACCATTATGGAAGAAGGTACTGAATTATTAGGCAGAATCAAAAACGGCGGCGTTCTTCCTATGATTACCTCCTGTTCTCCCGGATGGATTAACTATGCAGAATATAATTATGGTGATTTATTGCCTCATCTGTCCAGCTGTAAATCCCCCCATCAGATGCAGGGTGCCATTATTAAGTCTTACTATGCCGAAAGAAACGGTATTGACCCCAAAGATATTTTTGTGGTTTCCATTATGCCCTGTACTGCAAAGAAAGACGAAAAAGAAAGAGAACAAATGCAGGTGGATGGCATCAAAGATGTGGATGCAGTGTTAACCACCCGTGAACTTGCCCGTATGATTAAACGTGCAGGTATTCTGTTCACCCGTCTGCCCGACGAAGAATTCGACCAGGATTTAATGGGAGATTACACCGGTGCAGGTGTTATCTTCGGTGTTACCGGCGGTGTAATGGAAGCGGCACTTCGTACCGTATATTTTGTGTTGACCGGCAAAGAACATGATGCTATCAAATTTGAAGCGGTTCGTGGATTCGACGGCATCCGTGAAGCATCCTTGGATATCAACGGCACCACCGTAAACGTGGCAATTGCACACGGTATGAAAAACGCAAAAGTCTTGCTTGATGATATTCGTGCAGGCAAATCCAAATATCACTTTATTGAAATTATGGGTTGCCCCGGCGGATGTATTGCAGGTGGCGGTCAGCCGATTATCCGTTCCTGTTTCTTACCGAACGAAGCAGACGATATTTTGGATACCTACAAGGAAAAACGAGCAAAAGCGTTGTATAGCGAAGACGAAAGACTTACCTTACGTCAGTCTCACAACAACCCGCAGATTAAACAGCTCTATGATGAATTTTTGGGAGAACCCAATTCTCATAAAGCACACGAACTTCTGCATACGACTTATTCTTCTCGTGTAGGTTTTAACGATTAGACGACTTGATAAAACGCGCCAAATGGATGAACCTCATCACTCGGCGTACACAATGTACGCCTTCGGATAACCTCTTCGGGTTCGGTTTCTCCATTTTGCATCGTTTTCTCTGCGTCTCATGTTGTAAAAATCAAAATAAAAAAAGGAGTATCAGGTTTTCTGATGCTCCTTTTTGGTATCACTCCATTGCTTTGGCTTTCTCTGAATGAAAAAAGCCCTCCTTGCCTAAAGGAGGGGGGACCGTCGAAGACGGTGGGAGGATTCCCAAAGGTGACCGTTGTAGTTAGGGCTTAATAGGGGAGTATAGAAAATGAATCATTGCAAAACAAAAAAACGCAAGGATTTTTTAAAAATCATCCTTGCGGTTTTTGTTTGGTATTGAAAAATTATTCCGTTTTAAACTGATACTGATATAATTCGCTGTATAAACCGCCTTTTTGGAGCAGTTCTTCGTGAGTACCCCGTTCGGAAACGCCTTCGTCGGTAATCACCACGATTTCGTCCGCATTTTTGATGGTGGAAAGTCTGTGCGC
This portion of the Oscillospiraceae bacterium genome encodes:
- a CDS encoding NAD(P)H-dependent oxidoreductase subunit E; its protein translation is MAHISEAGVAKILEICQRYANEKTPLMMILSDIQNEYGYIPLDVQQIVSDQTGISVAEIYGVVTFYSFFSLEPKGKYVIGCCMGTACYVKGAQLVMDKFSEILGIAPGETTADGLFTIDALRCIGACGIAPAVTINGKVYPKLSVDQVPGIVAEYKALGGAI
- the nuoF gene encoding NADH-quinone oxidoreductase subunit NuoF — its product is MKTFAELDAKICSCTEALKGKIDGADGKRAILLCGGTGCLSSNSMDIKAKFEQLIADNNMGDKVTCNIVGCFGFCSQGPFVKIFPEDTLYRLVKVDDVEEIFEKDIKNGEIVERLLYIEPLTGEKVAKQEDINFYKKQKRIALHGCGVINPEDINEAMGEGAFLGLKRALSMSQKEVIDEVLASGLRGRGGAGFPSGRKWSFAYANEADQKYVVCNGDEGDPGAFMDRSILEGNPFAVLEGMMIAGYAIGATEGYFYVRAEYPIAVARLRNAIKQMNEAGILGENIMGSGFSFQAHIRLGAGAFVCGEETALLNSIEGKRGMPRPRPPFPAVKGLWGKPTIVNNVETLACVPYILREGAEKFAECGTEKSKGTKVFALGGKVNNVGLVEIPMGTTLRELIYDIGGGIPNGKEFKAIQTGGPSGGCLTKEALDEPIDFDNLVAKGSMMGSGGAIVMDEDNCMVDVAKFYMEFICDESCGKCSPCRIGTKRMLEILTRITEGNGTMQDLEELEELGKTVKANSLCALGQTAANPIISTLTHFKDEYLAHIVDKQCPAKVCKKLIQYTIVQDNCFGCGMCAKACPVGCIEQTDYTAPGKKLKSYQIDASKCVKCGACLATCKFKAIIQK
- a CDS encoding 4Fe-4S dicluster domain-containing protein, which codes for MATVTIKIEGVSYQVEEGITILEAAKKCGYEIPSLCAFNHGECSNGSCRVCLVEVAGARGLVASCVYPVNEGMEIRISTPAAAEARRASVELLLSNHNQNCQQCDKNGQCELLHVASVTGAREGRYQGVKTPVTLDDLTPSIVRDTSKCILCGRCVARCENAHGMGILGFENRGFKTIVAPAENRSMKNSPCILCGQCVSVCPTGALMEKSEISKVDAAMKAGKHVVVQTAPAVRAALGEEFGMPVGTAVTGKMVAALKRLGFDKVYDTNFAADLTIMEEGTELLGRIKNGGVLPMITSCSPGWINYAEYNYGDLLPHLSSCKSPHQMQGAIIKSYYAERNGIDPKDIFVVSIMPCTAKKDEKEREQMQVDGIKDVDAVLTTRELARMIKRAGILFTRLPDEEFDQDLMGDYTGAGVIFGVTGGVMEAALRTVYFVLTGKEHDAIKFEAVRGFDGIREASLDINGTTVNVAIAHGMKNAKVLLDDIRAGKSKYHFIEIMGCPGGCIAGGGQPIIRSCFLPNEADDILDTYKEKRAKALYSEDERLTLRQSHNNPQIKQLYDEFLGEPNSHKAHELLHTTYSSRVGFND